DNA from Devosia yakushimensis:
CCCAATGTCCGAAGCGTGCTGACGAGGCGGTGAACCGTGGTGCGCGGCAAGTCGATGCGTTTGGAAATCTGCAGCACCGTCAGCGCCTTGTCGCTGCGCGAAAAGCACTCCAGCACGGCCATCATCTTGAAGTAGGACAGCATCTGCCCCGTGGCTTCGGTTCGCGCCGTTTCCACAATGCTTTTCGTTTCCGGCGCCACGCTTTAACTCCCGATTGCTTCGATCACCCGTACCATGGCCAGCATGCCCGGATCGTCCAGCCCTTTGGACGCATCGGCGAACATGCGCGCCCGACCCATCTTATTGGGGCGATCGCGATATTCCTCAAGTGTGGCCTTTGCTGCCGTCAGCGCTGCGGCGTGGATAAGTGTCGGCTGATCATATCCGGCAATGGATTTGGCGACTGCATCGAGCGCGTCCAACACGGTCTTGTCGCCCAGATTGGCACCCCCACGAGCCGACATGGCATCGCGCGCATCGCCCAGGATAGTGCCCAGCTCCACCCATGGCACTTCGCTGCGCCCCTTGGTCTGGCGCGATGCCGTCATCAGCGCTGTCGCAATCAGCGTGCCCAGGCTGGAGCCGGTGGCACCCACCGTCGCTTTCGCATAGCCGGTCAGCGTTACCCCCACATCAGCGCCATCGTCCGGCCCCGCCTGATCAATGGCTGCAACGACACGTGCCAACATGCCGCCGGTATCGCCGTCGCCCAATTTGCTGTCGGCTTCGTTGAGTTCCTGTTCCAGGCTCGGTAGGACAGCCACGATGCGGCTGACCGTGTTGCGCAGAATGCTGCTGGTGAGAGTCATGGTCAAACCTTCCAGAAGGGGCAGGATGCCGGCGCGGCCAGCAGGGATTGCAGTTCGTCGTCAAGCGCGATGAGACTGATCGACGTCCCCGCCATTTCCATCGATGTGACGTAATTGCCCACCAGCGGCTGCACTATGGTAAGGCCCGCAGCGTTCAGCCGCTTCTCAGCCTCGGCATAGAGGATGAACAGCTCGTCCAGGGGAGTGGCCCCCAGCCCGTTAACGAGGATGGAGACACGTTTGCCACCAGTCTCGGGCAACTCGGCCAGCAGGCGGTTGAGCATTTCCTCGACGAGTTCGGCCGCCGTCTTGAGTTTGCCGCGCCAGATGCCGGGCTCGCCGTGGATGCCCATGCCCATCTCGATCTCGTCATCAGCGATCCGGAAATTGGGCGCCGCCGCGCCCGGTACCTGGCAGGAGTTCAGGGCCACCCCGATCGTGCGCGTATGGTCGACAGCCTTCTGTGCAATCCGCGCCACCTCATCGAGATTCCGTCCTGCTTCGGCCGCTGCACCGGCTATCTTGTAGGCATAGATCAGGCCGGCAACGCCCCGGCGCTTTGCGGCTTCATCTGGTCCGGCGCTGGCAATATCGTCCGTTCCCAATACGGTGCGGGCTACGACACCCTCATCCTCCAGCATCTCGCTGGCCATAGCGAAATTCATCTTGTCGCCGCCGTAATTGCCGAACAGCAACAATACCCCCGCCCCGCCATCCGCCAGCTTGATGGCTTCCATGCAGGACGCCAGGTTGGGGCCCTCAAAGACATTGCCGATGGAACAGGTGGTCAGGAGCCCGTCCCCGACATAACCGGTGAACAGCGGCAAATGCCCCGAGCCCCCGCCCGAGACAATGCCGACCTTGCCCGCCCCCGCGCCGGAAGCACGGCGGATGACACGCTTACTATCGCCATCCAGCACCATGCCTGGATTTGCCGCCACAAGTCCGGCCAGGACATCGTCAACATACGTGCTCGGCGAATTGAGCAGCTTTTTCATCACCTGAACTCCACAACGGCTGCCGGCACTCGGCTGATAAGTCCGATGTAAATGTTCATTATTCGAACATCAAGTTCGTTTTTATGATCAGAACGCTATCGTTCTTCCGCGGCGACATCAAAGGGCATTGCCGCGAAGTTCTGCGGCCAAATGCCGACACGCCCGCACTGTCATCGCCATGATCGTGAGCGTCGTCCCCGAAACGCCGCTGCCTGCGAAAGCGCTGGCATCGGTGACGAGGAGGTTGGGGAGATCCCAGCTTTGATTCCAGGCGTTGAGGACCGATGTCTTGGCCTCACTACCCATTCGCGCGCCGCCGGCTTCGTGGATGGCCGCGCCCATGACCATGGTACGGGGGAACATCCTGCGGAAAATCATGCGGCTAATCGGATCGGCGTCCGGGTAGGCGCCGCGCCCCTTTTCTTCGAGACCCAGGGGCGAGCCGACATAGTCGATCTTCCCGCCCGCGCCCTCGATCGTCTCGACGATTGCCAGAATCTGGTCCTTGAGCGTCTGTCGGTCATGTGGTCCGATCTTGCAGCGGATATGCGGGACCGGGATGCCCCAGGCATCGCGGCGGCCGGAATCGAGGGTAATGCGGTTATCGCGTACTGCATCCATGGCGCCGTAGCCGAAGAAACTGAAGCGTGCGTCGGCATCGGCCGGCGTGTCATAGCGTCCGATACTGCCCTGGAAGGCGAAGTCGCTACCGGCCGAACTGCCGTCCGGCGCGATGTATCGGGGGATATAGATGCCACCGGAGGGCCCATAGAAAGGGTCCGCTGGTGCTTTGTCCGCCGACCCCCAGCCCTTGGCCTTTGAATACCTGCCGGCAACCACGCAGGGCAGTTGGTCGACGAAATAGCGTCCCAGCGTACCCGAACTATTGCCCAATCCATCGGGATGCTGGGGCGATGCGGAGTTGAGCATCAGGCGGATACTCTCGATCGGCGAAGCACAGAGGATGACTGAGCGCGCATGGACACGGGTCTTTTGCCGGGTGATGCGATCGATGACCTCTACCC
Protein-coding regions in this window:
- a CDS encoding dihydroxyacetone kinase subunit L, with the protein product MTLTSSILRNTVSRIVAVLPSLEQELNEADSKLGDGDTGGMLARVVAAIDQAGPDDGADVGVTLTGYAKATVGATGSSLGTLIATALMTASRQTKGRSEVPWVELGTILGDARDAMSARGGANLGDKTVLDALDAVAKSIAGYDQPTLIHAAALTAAKATLEEYRDRPNKMGRARMFADASKGLDDPGMLAMVRVIEAIGS
- a CDS encoding GMC oxidoreductase; the encoded protein is MPETLYDALIVGSGASGMFAAQELTAQGLQVVQLEAGPEIGVGDFNPSSVRRQSDINLWQRAKAFVGGQGIQARAAFFDARQRHLFVNDRQLPYTTPADAPFVWIRSRQAGGRTHVFGRVLLRWTDDDFKSHSRTGRGVDWPIGYDDLVPYYEEVERELALYGEKDDVPTLPDSIYGHRAEMTAAERTFKSDVENTWPERRVVTWRYIGPEPSRVLRPLREAIASRRLDIRYNSIVSKILTNEHGTRATGVEVIDRITRQKTRVHARSVILCASPIESIRLMLNSASPQHPDGLGNSSGTLGRYFVDQLPCVVAGRYSKAKGWGSADKAPADPFYGPSGGIYIPRYIAPDGSSAGSDFAFQGSIGRYDTPADADARFSFFGYGAMDAVRDNRITLDSGRRDAWGIPVPHIRCKIGPHDRQTLKDQILAIVETIEGAGGKIDYVGSPLGLEEKGRGAYPDADPISRMIFRRMFPRTMVMGAAIHEAGGARMGSEAKTSVLNAWNQSWDLPNLLVTDASAFAGSGVSGTTLTIMAMTVRACRHLAAELRGNAL
- a CDS encoding dihydroxyacetone kinase subunit DhaK — encoded protein: MKKLLNSPSTYVDDVLAGLVAANPGMVLDGDSKRVIRRASGAGAGKVGIVSGGGSGHLPLFTGYVGDGLLTTCSIGNVFEGPNLASCMEAIKLADGGAGVLLLFGNYGGDKMNFAMASEMLEDEGVVARTVLGTDDIASAGPDEAAKRRGVAGLIYAYKIAGAAAEAGRNLDEVARIAQKAVDHTRTIGVALNSCQVPGAAAPNFRIADDEIEMGMGIHGEPGIWRGKLKTAAELVEEMLNRLLAELPETGGKRVSILVNGLGATPLDELFILYAEAEKRLNAAGLTIVQPLVGNYVTSMEMAGTSISLIALDDELQSLLAAPASCPFWKV